A single genomic interval of Prunus dulcis chromosome 5, ALMONDv2, whole genome shotgun sequence harbors:
- the LOC117627353 gene encoding serine/threonine-protein kinase BSK7-like, translated as MGCGCSKFSVCCWGSEITDPVLETHSVENEEKNELDLPAFHEYTVEQLRTATSGFALENIVSEHGEKAPNVVYKGKLENQRRIAVKRFNRSAWPDARQFLEEARAVGQLRNIRLTNLLGCCCEGDERLLVAEYMPNDTLAKHLFHWETQPMKWAMRLRVALYLAQALEYCTSKGRALYHDLNAYRIVFDDDGNPRLSCFGMMKNSRDGKSYSTNLAFTPPEYLRTGRVTAESVMYSFGTLLLDLLSGKHIPPSHALDLIRDRNLQMLTDSCLEGQFSNDEGTELVRLASRCLQYEPRERPNPKSLVAALVPLQKDTEVASHVLMGIPHGAAALPNLSPLGEACVRKDLTAIHEILESIGYKDDEGAATELSFQMWTNQMQETLNSKKKGDVAFCHKDFRAAIECYTQFIDVGTMVSPTVFARRSLSYVMSDMPQEALNDASQAQVISPVWHIASYLQAAALFVLGRDDEAQVALKEGCVLESKKNATA; from the exons ATGGGCTGTGGGTGTTCCAAATTCTCTGTCTGTTGTTGGGGTTCAGAAATTACTGACCCAGTTCTTGAGACCCATAGCGTGG AAAATGAGGAGAAGAATGAACTTGATTTGCCTGCATTTCATGAGTACACAGTTGAGCAACTTAGGACGGCAACCTCAGGATTTGCTTTGGAGAATATAGTTTCTGAACATGGGGAAAAAGCCCCAAATGTGGTTTACAAAGGGAAGCTTGAGAATCAAAGACGGATAGCTGTCAAAAGATTCAATAGATCAGCTTGGCCTGATGCCCGGCAATTTTTG GAAGAAGCAAGGGCTGTTGGGCAGCTTCGGAACATCCGATTGACAAATTTACTTGGTTGTTGCTGTGAAGGTGACGAGAGACTACTTGTTGCTGAATATATGCCCAATGATACATTGGCAAAGCATTTATTTCATT GGGAAACACAACCCATGAAATGGGCAATGCGGTTACGGGTGGCTTTATATCTTGCACAGGCTCTTGAATATTGTACCAGTAAAGGACGTGCCCTTTATCATGATTTAAATGCCTATAGAATTGTGTTTGATGAT GATGGCAACCCTAGACTTTCATGCTTTGGTATGATGAAAAACAGTAGAGATGGGAAAAGCTACAGTACAAACCTGGCATTTACTCCTCCCGAGTATCTACGGACAG GAAGAGTCACGGCAGAAAGTGTAATGTATAGCTTTGGCACCCTTTTGCTTGACCTTCTCAGTGGGAAGCATATTCCTCCAAGCCAT GCACTTGATCTTATTCGGGACAGGAATCTTCAGATGCTAACAGATTCTTGTTTGGAAGGCCAATTTTCAAATGATGAGGGAACTGAGTTAGTACGTTTGGCTTCACGATGTTTGCAATATGAACCCCGAGAGCGTCCTAATCCAAAGTCATTGGTTGCTGCTTTGGTTCCTCTTCAGAAGGATACAGAG GTTGCTTCTCATGTATTGATGGGTATACCACATGGGGCAGCAGCTTTACCTAATCTATCACCGCTTGGTGAAGCCTGTGTGAGGAAGGATTTGACGGCCATACATGAGATCTTAGAAAGCATTGGATATAAGGATGATGAAGGTGCAGCAACTGAG CTTTCATTCCAAATGTGGACCAACCAGATGCAGGAGACATTAAactcaaagaaaaagggtGACGTTGCTTTCTGTCATAAAGATTTCAGGGCTGCAATTGAGTGTTACACCCAG TTTATTGATGTTGGAACCATGGTTTCCCCGACCGTTTTTGCACGCCGTAGTTTGTCTTATGTGATGAGTGACATGCCGCAGGAAGCCTTGAATGATGCATCACAAGCCCAAGTGATTTCCCCGGTTTGGCACATTGCATCATATTTGCAAGCTGCAGCTCTTTTTGTACTTGGAAGGGATGATGAGGCACAAGTAGCCCTCAAAGAGGGTTGTGTACTAGAAAGTAAAAAGAACGCAACCGCTTGA
- the LOC117629257 gene encoding uncharacterized protein LOC117629257, giving the protein MASNYNKPKKPFSSSSSKLCTILFFIVLFTIPALFLFHTYTTSTSICTTFPTHPKLWSGDLRTALFSWNHLPFLHHQDHPRLKIAVFSKKWPLGTVPGGMERHAITLHKTLALLGHQVHVFTSPQELIKHHPPSPSSPFIHFHEGEPGIWLYNMAWEQFLEQNQREKFDVVHSESVALPHWLARGLPNLAVSWHGIALESLHSYIFQDLARNPSTEPMSPSFNKSIQGSVPKVLNEIRFFQNYAHHVATSDSCGEMLRDVYQIPNKRVHVIVNGVNEAEFGQNSKVGHEFRSRIGIPQNSSNLVFGVVGRLVKDKGHPILYEAFSKLIAKYPSNVYLIVAGSGPWEQRYKDLKSNRVLVLGSMSLSKLHAFYNAIDIFVNPTLRPQGIDLTLTEAMMSGKPIMASRFPSIKGTIVVDDEYGFMFSPNVESLLEALELAVNEGPKRAAQRGKACLEYANSMFTATKMALAYERLFLCIKNETFCTYP; this is encoded by the coding sequence ATGGCCTCCAATTACAACAAACCCAAGAAAcccttttcctcttcttcatcaaaactATGCAccattcttttcttcattgtcCTCTTCACCATCCCAgctctttttctcttccatACATACACCACCTCCACTTCCATTTGCACCACTTTCCCCACCCATCCCAAGCTGTGGTCCGGCGATCTTCGTACCGCTCTGTTTTCATGGAACCACCTTCCCTTTCTTCACCATCAAGACCACCCTCGCCTCAAAATCGCTGTGTTCTCCAAAAAATGGCCTCTTGGCACTGTCCCCGGAGGCATGGAACGCCATGCCATCACTCTACACAAAACCCTTGCCCTCCTCGGCCACCAAGTCCATGTCTTCACCTCCCCACAAGAGCTGATCAAACATCATCCTCCAAGTCCTTCGTCACCGTTCATCCATTTCCACGAGGGTGAGCCGGGGATTTGGCTTTACAACATGGCATGGGAACAATTTTTGGAGCAAAACCAACGTGAAAAATTCGACGTGGTTCACTCCGAAAGTGTGGCGCTTCCTCATTGGCTGGCCCGGGGCCTCCCAAACCTTGCAGTGTCATGGCATGGCATAGCCCTAGAGAGCTTGCACTCATACATCTTCCAAGACTTGGCACGTAACCCTAGCACGGAGCCTATGTCCCCATCTTTCAACAAAAGCATACAAGGGTCGGTTCCAAAGGTGTTGAATGAGATTAGGTTTTTCCAAAACTATGCACATCATGTTGCTACAAGTGATAGTTGTGGAGAGATGCTGAGGGATGTGTACCAAATACCAAACAAAAGAGTCCATGTGATAGTCAACGGTGTAAATGAAGCTGAGTTTGGTCAAAATAGTAAAGTAGGACACGAGTTTAGATCTAGAATTGGCATACCACAAAATTCTAGTAATTTAGTATTTGGAGTGGTTGGAAGATTAGTGAAGGACAAAGGCCATCCTATACTTTATGAAGCATTCTCTAAGCTCATAGCTAAGTACCCTTCAAATGTGTACTTGATCGTGGCGGGTTCCGGGCCATGGGAGCAAAGGTACAAAGATTTGAAGTCTAATCGAGTTCTAGTACTTGGTTCTATGAGTTTGTCTAAGTTACATGCGTTTTATAACGCGATTGATATTTTTGTGAACCCTACACTTAGACCACAAGGTATCGATCTGACTCTCACGGAGGCGATGATGAGCGGGAAGCCAATTATGGCATCAAGGTTTCCAAGCATCAAAGGTACTATAGTTGTGGATGATGAATATGGTTTTATGTTTTCTCCCAACGTGGAGTCGTTGTTGGAAGCTTTGGAATTGGCTGTGAATGAAGGGCCAAAGAGGGCAGCACAAAGAGGAAAGGCATGCTTGGAATATGCAAATTCCATGTTTACAGCAACCAAGATGGCATTAGCATACGAGAGGTTGTttctttgtataaaaaatgaaacattttGTACCTacccttga